In Cicer arietinum cultivar CDC Frontier isolate Library 1 chromosome 7, Cicar.CDCFrontier_v2.0, whole genome shotgun sequence, the genomic window TCACGTTTTGatccattaaatttttttaagtaatcaTTATCATCAAATATCACTCCTCatttatttgtttgaatttcaatggagaataatttaataagcAATACAgtaattattttgtttgaaaaactTGGAAATAGAGAGGGGTTGACGGTGAAGAATGGACCCACCAAATGACCGTCCACATTATTTTGTTGCCTTTCGGCAAACTTTTGAGCGCGTGGAGTGCAACTCCGTACATCAAtgcaaaataataacaatagcTTTTTTGTTGTTCGCATATTGTTGCTTTCGGCTCATCCTCGTTGTCTTTCATGGATCCCAATTCCCTCACATGTTGTGCTCCCAATTCACTAGTCAAATACTTATGTGAGAGCATGTTTTAGGgactcaaaaaataaaacagtaCATGTTTTAGGgtataaaattagaaattacggtttaataaattttacattAGGTTTTTACATGTTTCAACCATCACATATTAAATTGTATAATAACTGTAAAAACGgttaattaaaagagaaaaaatttcTCTTACATAATTTAATAGTCTTTGTAGTTATTGCACCATTCAACATTAATAGTAAATTTGTGTTCCGCAGTATCTAATATAATCTCATGTAAAGAAtaagtaaattttaaaaagtggtcattattttgattaatgAACATTGCAAAAAATTAATCACATTGCTTGAGAttcattttagtttctatacaAAGTGGAGTTGAAAGATGGACCTAGTGTTTGTTATGAAAGGAGTTTGGGAGTGAGCGATTGGAAAGAGAATAAATTTCTCTTAGATAATTGGAGAaaaatgtgatatatatatataaagtattaggactaaaatgacttaaacaaaatataaatgacaaaaataatttttttttgacaacaaaaagactaaaaatgtatttaaaccaaaaaaataatatatattttcccTATTTCTTCTCATACTTTCTTATACCAAACATTACATCAAATTTCTTAATCTCCCACCTCTTACTATCTTCTCATATTCTTCTCACAGCCAATCACACCTTACATTTGCAAGTTCTAACACATCATTTAGATATTTCtattactattaaaaaatatcaatttaatcaaaatttaaaatattattatttaacttattttttatacaaatgcCATGAAATGCACAGATTATAGGTGTTTGTACTAAGGCCAAATGTAGGAGGACATGTTACCATGCAGCATTGGAAATGGGGTACCCTTCATCCACATAATAACAAACTGTTGAGTTAAGGGGTCATAAGCATATGAACTTGCTTAGTTACTTGCACCGGTGTGGAGATGACGGAAATATATGTGGTGGCTTTGTTTGCCTAtcttttatatcttatttttttaaatgcaaaATTGTGTGCCTCTCTAATCTTCCAAGACAATGTTTCCTTCTTTCTAGACAAGACAACCTCTTTGTTTCGATTTTTCCTCCTTTATTGAAATAGAAACTCAAGCTCTATATTTTTTGTAACCAACAAGGAAATAACAAATgctgtaaaataaatttgaggGGAAAAAATCAATTgctaatatatttaatactactTCCAATTTTCATATTACATGTGATTTAGTCAACAAATCCTATTTTAAGAATGGAAATAGAATATAACGAGCAAACTAGACTGTTTGTAAGTTGTTTCCTAAAGAAACAAGCATTTATAGAATAAATGATTCCAGACTTAAATTGATGGCCTGTTTTCAAGCAGAGGCCTAAATGTTGAAATAAAAAAGCAGAGGCCTAAAGCTTTACTAATGTTGCATCAGTTGAAACAACTTCAAAATTATAGATTCAAAACTAAAAGCATGATCTTCAAAGCAAGTTAACCATCTGATCATAGCTTCTAACTTAGGCATTTGAAAGTTTTAGTAGCAAGATCATGTCTAGAACACAGCAAACATTACAAAGTACCCTAAGCAGAAGGAGGTTGATGGTTTATGATCAGTGGAGGACGAAGAGCTTGGTGGGCTTCATCTTTCTGTTTGCGGGCCTTGTACATCTCCTCTGTCTCAACAACAACTAACCTCTTGACCTATATCAATTACGAAGTATACCAATGTTAGTAACTTAGTATACAGGGAGATAGGCCATTTCAAGATGGACTTGATAGAGCTTGGGTTTAAACCTGTTGGATCATTCCCCTAACAGTAGGTGTGTTCCATCGCATGACAGTTCGGTTGCATTTGCCCAGGCGTAGTGCTTCCAAAGTGCGCCTATGTTGCTTTCTGGTCCCTGGAATGCCCCTCACCAGAGTTATATAGAGATTGGGGCTCCAAGCAATTGGGGCACATGCCTTGTATGCCTTGAACGCATTCATGTCTTCAACTTGAAGTCAGAACTGCGTTAAGAACAAATCaagttaatataatttttttattttctaactaGATAGCAGTTGTACTTGCATGTATGTATAATAATAgataaagataaatttaaataaaattgaaaggcATTAGGCAATCATTTAAAGATTAGGTCGTGCCCAGGACAATAAACtgaatcaaaatgaacaactcCATTTTATGGTCCGGTCGTCGCAAAATGAACCATTTTCTTTCCCGCACACAGTCGCACTAGTTTTGGGTTTAGAGATCCGATTCAGAAACAAATGGGTTTTTATATGTAAACTGCTTTTGATTCTTTTTTTGACTATTAAACCGATTTTGATTCTGAAACTGGTTTAAAACCATTATTTTGTCTAAACTGTTTACACCAAATCCTCGTATGGTTTCAAAACACATGCTGGCAAATTTTGGCAATACAATGACACCAAACACTAACGTTCTGATTAAtattatatcaattatttaaaagatcaCAGTTATGTTCCAAGcgcaaaatcaaaaataaaattttataaagaactGACTTTtgtaaaatatacaaaaattgcACTGCAACAAAAAATGACAACAGACACTTCTAATAAGAATAGTGGATATTCATTTTAAATCCTAGAGACTTCCTCAAAATATAAGCTCTACCATATTTGCGTACACCCGAAAGATAACTATTATGAAAGCATGAATCGGGAAGCAAACATGAGAACTAACAATCATTTGATGTTATGTTCAACTGTCCTAAATACTAAGGCCAACAGATTCACACCTGCCTCCCAAAATATAGCACAACAAAACCAACTAAACAAAAGATGCTTGAGTAAAGTTCTATCCAATTTGCACCCAAAAAAAAGTTCTATCCAATTTGCACCTAAAAAAAAGTTCTATCCAATTTAAGCATATGTTGCAGCAAACTAGACTATGAACAAAGAATACACATCAGAAGAATAATGCTGATAGAACCCGTGAAATCAAGAATGTcaactatttattatttaatctaaaatgATGAGCTTGAAGCTCTACAATGGTGGAAAACAGTGAAGAAAAAGATAAACCAGAGTTCAAGAACTCCTAATCCAGAGCTAAGCTCCTAACCAGAGAGAAAACTCTCCTAACCTACTCTAACAACTTTTCTGAATGCCTTCCCCACTCTCCTTCCCTCTCTCTTATAACAGATTTCCCTAGAACTTAGGAACAATCATAACTAGCACTTTAGAATCCTATTGGGCTAATGCCCAAATCTAGTATCCTATCAAATGCACTCCTTGCTAAAGTTTTaatcaagaaaaacaaaaggCGAGTTATATATCATGAAGCCAATGTCATTAATTACTAGTTTAAACTATTATGCAATGCCCCCCTGCTTCTAacatctattaatttttttcattaccaTTTAACATAGCTGAAATTAAATTCTCAGataattgtttatatataatttaaggaACAAAATCTAAAACATCAGACAGTTGACACATCTCTGGgatatttatattatcaatcTTTGTTTATCATACCAGTTAAGGAGTATAGATTGAGTGCAGAACTTGGATTAACTCTACCTCAATATTGAGATTTATACACTTATTTAAGATTAAATATATGGATGGTTGATTTGCAAGAGTTCTTAATttagtgttattttttaatagccTCCGGATTAAGAATCCATGAGAAGTGCAGGCATTCAATCAGCACTCCTGGTCACTATATATGCAAATGGAATAAGTAAAACACTGATTATCTCGCTATTTCGCCATGCCAATTGGGAGAGTTAGTCAGCAATAAAGGTGTCTATGTTGTAAGAGGAGTGTGGTGCATAATGGGGGAGCTTATCTTAAGCCAAAAATTGACATGCAGAGGCATCACTAAAGCTGAAGTGATCTCAACTAGGTTGGTATCCAAACCATGGTTTTACATTGCGGTCCGGAACCGCAATTACAGCCACAATAATACAGACTTTGAAGTCTCCCCAACGGCATCAGAGTCGCATTTTTCCACAATGTAAAGGTTTGCGGCTAATAATAACTAAACGAGGGGAGCTATATCTTAGGACTGAAGGACAGACAGCACTAATAGAATTGAGTTCTAGTACAGCTTAAGTTTACTGATAATATTGAACTATTTGATTCTCCTGTTTTGGGCAAGTGTTTACAattgtatctttttattttttgcttttacAACAAACATCTAATTTTTACATGAAAATACCTAACCTCTCTCTCTATTCCTAAACCCAAAtttctctttttatattttttactatcGTTTgctatatatatgtaaaaataattgtaGGGTTCCAGAGAATTCATATTGACAGAGGATTTATACTGATGAATTATTctgattcatatatttttctgCAATATTAAAATTCGAATTTCTAAATTCATGACTTCATCTGAATCATTTCTATGCTCAATGCTCGGAGttagaaaatgaaataatatacaAGTCAACAAAAAGTAACGAAAACAACAACATTAATCAAtcaatcaacaacaaaaatttcaaaaagggAAAGCTTAGAAAAGAGAAATCAATTTTCGAAAACGGAAGGGAAACTTACTTCGATAATACGAAGGTAAAGAGAGAGACGAGACAGAGAGCACCGCGAGAGTGAGAGACTGAGAGGAGAGAGAGGAGGGTGAAGTGTGAAATTTAGGGTTGGATAGCATGGGAATTGTTTATTAAATTGAGGGCAATTTCGTAGttcacatatataaatttattcacAAATAGTATTTTGGTTTtcacttatttttattaattatttttactttttaatgaaaaaatatataagaatgcaataaataaactaaaaattttggaatattttttctctcatgCGTTATTAGTTGTTCCCTTACTGTGACAACATTTCCCAAAAATCCAATAAACAACTCGAACTAAACTTTTGAATGGTAAGAACTCCCTTTTAAAAGTCCCGAACTTTCACTTTTTAAAATGAACGTTCATTGAAATTAGGGGTGAGAATAGATTAGGTCAGACCAAACTTTAAAAATTCTGAGTTTGACATACGATTAATTTTTCAGGTCTAAATTTGGCTTCCGGCCTTTCATAGGTTTTTTTTCCGGCCTGATCTGACccttttaaaagtctggtctggcctaaaagcctatttaaaagtattattcacattaaaatatttaaaagttctactcataccacatgatgctcTCCACATGTCAATATcaatatacatatttatatatattaaacaaaaaataatttttctaacaaaataattttaaaaaaatcggAAACAagcatcctttaaaccctaaaaaataatttttgatttttttttttttgaaataaatgtactcattattacctctcaaacaagtATGGAACACTaatgagtgattgactaattgaataactaccgaatatggaatgactaccgagtgattgtctaattgatagagtttaaaataggaaatattattattaatataataataataaaaataacattaataaaatatatataaaccggtctgtcaggcctaatagttttttttataagtctgagtctgatctatttaaacaaataagctttaaaaatagtctgaatctaacctttttattaaataggtgaGGACATATGGCTTTGAAGGACGGTCTAGCCTATTCTCATAGCTAATTGGAATGACAAAAATATCCACACTAGTGGTGGTAAATACCTAAAAGATTGCCACCAATGAATATTAATGGATACTTATTGGGTATATGTGAAAATTATAATACCaatttcacaattttttaattaattatatatacacactatcatcttttatattatattttaaatgtcaGTTCAGTTGTAAAAATTTAGCTCTATAATCTCAAAGATAATTGtactatattttatataaagacCCCAATTTTGAGGGTAAAAGACTTGGTGCTCATAGAGATCGGTGCTTTTATAAATGCATTCTCTCTTCACATTTTTGCATATCTCAAtacataatattaaaataaatgtattagttaaaatgtaattatataaaattaatagtgGAATCCATTTAGTAGATGTTTTTGAAGTGCATGGGTAGAGATATCGTGCTTATTAGatactataattaaaaaattacaaaatgagTGATATGTAGAACCCAATTAAACACCCAATTGGAGAGCTCCATTGTATAGTGTCACTTTGATCAATCAATATAAAGTTTGCTTTGATGGTGTGAAGGAACACTTTTCTCGTGATTTAtagatttcaaacaaatatctatTACACACAGATCTTGTATAAAATAGTTCTTATATAAAATCTTGCAAGaattacataaattagaatGTAGTGGCTAGATAGATAATTTTAGTATACAAATACAAGTAAATTGTTGAGTCATTCTTTCTGCAACATTCCCAAGCAGACATGCAAGTTCTCATTATGATCAAGTACAAAAATTGCTTCTTTTGTATCTGTGGTGTATACAGTATAGGCGTATAAAGGAGTAAAACCAAGGAAAAAACCAAGTACATTAATTTTAGCAACTATGGTTGCAGATAAAATTTAATCAGTATTCTTCTAAATGACATGGTTCTTGAAGGCCGTTAACATTTTGGGTGACAGGAACAAGAAGAATGCCAAAATTGAACCAAAGAACATCTTGACGAAGTATCTAAAAGGGTCATGATCCATATCTTCAGAGGCGCTGGTCGAGGCATACATTGCTGTTGCCGATGGGAGAGCCTCTATCACTGCATCTGCCAAATCTGTAATGAATGAAGGGGTAAGACCAAGGGCAGGGACACGCGCCCAATTCTCAATGCCAGATTCAAGAGCCAATTCCCTGTACTCCATGTCAATTTCTTCAAGAGTCTCAATGTGCTCACTCACAAAGCTGAGATAGAAGAAAGGATTACTTTACTTTCACTCTAGAAACTAGAAAAGgctatattcattttaaatcaaTATATGCTATCATAGTAAAAGGCCAATAATAGTGTACCTCACTGGAACAGCTAAAAGACTCTTCACACCTTTCTGGCCAAGCTCAACTAGAACTTCATCTGTATACGGTTTCAGCCATTGTACAGGGCCCACTCGACTCTGGTAATTCATCCATCAAAAGTGTTAAGATACAGGGAAAATAAATAACCCAAGGAAAGCAAGAACACAGGCCAGCAATTAATTAAACAGTATATCTTCGGTTGTGCTCAAATCAAGAAGATGGAAGAAAAGCAAGTTGAAAGAGTTCAAAAGAAACCTGATAAGCAAGAGTGTGATCATTATTAATTCCTCTAGCCTTCAATTCCTGCATGATCAAGAAGATGCAATCCTCCATTTGATCTCGGTATGGATCCCCAGCATCCTCAACATAGCTGACAGGTACACCATGGGCACTAAAAAATATCATTGcctgaaaaaaatataaagaaaacatGCCATGGTTCAGATTGGAGTGAAATGCATCATACAGACTTCAAATTTTGTAAGCCCTGACAACAGGCCCCGTGCCccaaaaaataatcatttagaGCGTTACAAGAACCATGTTGAATGCATACGATACAAGAATGAACTTCACCTCCTTTGGATCAGAAAAACTCTGGAGTTCTTTCTCAATTAAGTCAGCCATGGACTTAACATAACCTTCTCGTTGATACCAAGAGTTTATTATGGAAACAGGAAGCTTACACAAATAAGCATCTTCtctgaaaattaaataatatcaattaatattcataataatctCTATAAATCACAAAAGGGCATTCATGAAGTGCCACTAAATAGTAGTACCTGAACATATGCTCCAGAACACGGATGCTTGACCCAGTTGTGGATATAGAAAACTGGGGATAAAGGGGTAACACCACGAGCCTCGTTATTCCATCCCTCTTAATCTATCACACAAGACAAGCTTTTAACTCTAGACTAATTTCTATTATGATAAAATGGAGCTtggaataatttaaaatgattagtCACctgtataaaaaatttaaacaaaggATAACAGGTATAAGGGATTAGGAACTGTCACTGCTTCATTGGCAGTTTGACAGTTTACAAACAAGTACATCAGTAAGGATTTAACTATCTCAACTAAATAAAGGTAAGTTGAGTTCTATCCTTTAATAACAGGTGTATGATGAGAATGACAACATATACAATAGTTACATTTGATCTAAAACATATAAGGACTTACTTGCTCAACTGCTTCTTCGGTGAATGGGTACCAATACCGCATCCCAACATAGACATTTGAAGAAAGGCTCTTTGCTTCCAAAGCCATTTTAAGTGCAAGTGCCTGCAAAAGCATcagaaaacataaaatatatgttatttccAGTTGAaacaatagtttttttattgaaaataatacgAAGAAGCCACAAATTATTACTGTTGCAGAGAAATAGAAGCATCAAATAAGCATATTCTGGAAAAACCAAAATAAGAAAGgcacaaaaaataatttgaactgCACCTGGTCATCTGTAATTTTGCGTAAAGGAGAGCCACCTCCAATAGCAGCATACCCTTCCTTGGATTTAGGAGCCCGAAGCACAGATATCAATTTTGCCAATGGTCGCTGGAGAAACCGAAACAGCCTTGGGAGCCGAATGATATCCTATATCAATAAAAGAAACATATTAGCATACAATAGTAATAAGTAATATGTAATAGAACATCAAAGGTGCAAAAAACAAACTAACATACAGGATCTGCAAAAAGATTAAACAGAAAAGGTTGGACATCGTTCAGCGTCTCTGGTCCTCCTAGGTTGAGAAGCAACACACCAACTTTTTCTTCTGCAGTGTGAGAAGGAGATTCTAAAGCAGACCCATTATAAGTGCTAGCATCCACAGAATAAAATGTCCGATAAACTAAGTTTTTGTTGCAAATTCTTCTATTCGTCAAGCCAGGACTCAAAAACAAGGATGCCTGAGATGTAGAATCCGAGTGGCAAGTGACAAGGGTAAGATTTGGGATACCAGACCTAACAGTGAAAAACCAcgtatttttaattaacaaatgGTAAACCAGAATGGTAAATTAAAACCAAGTATTTGTCAGTCAAATCTCATACTGTATTGTGCACTGCACAATATAAATTGTCTATAACAGTTTTAATTAACAGTTTAATTAGGCCCTTACTATATAAATACTTATGTACaaactatttctataacaaaggataaaataaagtcaaattgtttTCTTATAAGCTAATATCATAAACCATCCTAAAGAGCTTACGGAAATAAGCTTAAAACAGCTCATGGACATGTCATAAGTTGCTATTATaagctcaaataagtcaattctAACAGACACTATGTATGTATTCCAAATTTAAAGGACAGCACATCAACGTTGAAGTTCTTACAAAAGATTTTGGGGCTGAAAACGAAAGGTACCAACTTTCCTTTCAGATACACGTCGCCCTCTAGCTATGgtccaaaataatttatttttaggcAAAAGTCAAAATATTAGCACAAATATTTCTTTCACAATTTGGTAACTGCATCATTATCA contains:
- the LOC101507238 gene encoding ferrochelatase-1, chloroplastic/mitochondrial gives rise to the protein MSTVSQQSFSLSLPKSVAATSAGHPLTRRVGVFKSGIPNLTLVTCHSDSTSQASLFLSPGLTNRRICNKNLVYRTFYSVDASTYNGSALESPSHTAEEKVGVLLLNLGGPETLNDVQPFLFNLFADPDIIRLPRLFRFLQRPLAKLISVLRAPKSKEGYAAIGGGSPLRKITDDQALALKMALEAKSLSSNVYVGMRYWYPFTEEAVEQIKRDGITRLVVLPLYPQFSISTTGSSIRVLEHMFREDAYLCKLPVSIINSWYQREGYVKSMADLIEKELQSFSDPKEAMIFFSAHGVPVSYVEDAGDPYRDQMEDCIFLIMQELKARGINNDHTLAYQSRVGPVQWLKPYTDEVLVELGQKGVKSLLAVPVSFVSEHIETLEEIDMEYRELALESGIENWARVPALGLTPSFITDLADAVIEALPSATAMYASTSASEDMDHDPFRYFVKMFFGSILAFFLFLSPKMLTAFKNHVI
- the LOC101507553 gene encoding uncharacterized protein; translation: MNAFKAYKACAPIAWSPNLYITLVRGIPGTRKQHRRTLEALRLGKCNRTVMRWNTPTVRGMIQQVKRLVVVETEEMYKARKQKDEAHQALRPPLIINHQPPSA